The nucleotide sequence AATCGGCAAAGTTAGATGCGATTATGATGTAATTACACATTATATATATTCTAACACTGTGGAGTCTGGCAGCATGGATCAGGGAGGTTGTAAAGAAGCTCAACCTATTGTTGGCTACAACCAGGAGCCGGTGAAGTCGAAATTGGTCATGCGCTTCGCCCGGTCAGAGGCTTGAAACATGCCTAtgtcttctggagcagtacatGGAGCCCATGCTTTCCTTGGTGGTAGGCTGAAGTTGGTGACTTTTTGGCTGAAACCATGGTCCCCTGGTGGAGCTTCCTGCTTAGATTGAGAGCGCCAGGTTTGTGGGCCATCCTCTCCAACACCTGAAACTGCAGCCACTCAAAGGAGAAGCAGCTTCCTTAGAAGATTCATAGCCAACCAATACACGCCTCTAAAACTCACCACCAGTAATCCATCCTGATTTCCATTTGTGTGGCTCGTATCATGTCTCTAAACCAAAGGCTCTCCCTGCACCCTACTCTCCACCGCTTCCTCTCTACCCTCCCTTGCATCTATTCTGCAGTCCTCCCCCCACTTCATGGCTGCCTCCATCTCGGCCGCAGGGCTCAAAGCCCTGCCCTCCACCTTCCATGGAAGCTGGGCAACTTCGCTTGCTGGTGAAGACCGAGCGATGCTGAGCAAGTCGGTCCCGACGTATGTTCGTGTTGCTAGGCCTCTGAGGTCTCGGCCTAGGATGGGCAACGTGAATGAAGGCAAAGGGCTCTTCGCACCCTTGGTTGTTCTCACCCGCAACGTCATCGGCAGGAAGCGATTCAATCAGCTGAGAGGCAAGGCCATAGCTCTCCACTCGCAGGTATTCGGAACTACATGCTTTACAGATGTCTGAAGTGGCTATATGAAGGGAAGAATAAGAGCTTTGATGGTATGTGGTATATTGTGTGCAGGTGATCACGGAGTTCTGCAAGACTATAGGTGCTGATAATAAACAGAGGCAAGGGTTGATACGCTTGGCCAAGAAGAATGGAGAAAAGCTTGGTTTTCTTGCATAAAGGATAAGGTGGCATTTTTCAGCAGAAGAGGCTTAATGTTGTAAGACTttttctgggatttttttttcctaatttaAAATGACCAGGATGTATATGGCTCGTCTGGCTTCCAGAGGAATTGGATGTAAGTAAGAAATCAACTACTACATGTCTTCTGTGGTATGGGAGTCAGGACTAGGAATCATTTAGTAGATCGGAGAAAGGCTGAAATAGAAGTTTAAGATattaagaaaaaagaattatattatgtgattaGCTCTTTAAAATGTGGACAAACTGATATGTACGTACAGCATTGTTGCTTGTTGCATGTGCAAGATATGAAACCATCAAGCTGGTATCAACACTAGGAATGAAGTGTTTCAAATCTAACAAAAGAagtaacacacacacacacacacacacacacacacacacacacacactatatatatatatatatatatatatatatatatatatatatatatatatatatatatatatatatatatatatatatatatttctagaGGAAATGAATTCGGGGCTTGCATCAAAAGAGCACCAGACAAGTCAAGGGAAGACGCCATGGCAATAACAATCGATTTATGCAGCGGGGTAAAAGTGAAGGGCAACAGAAACTGAAAGCCCGACGAGTCTGAAGGAGGGGTTCGCTGGGCCGCGAGCCCATGAGGGAGTGGATGGAGGTGGTCGGCGCTGCGTCGGACATCGCCGGGGGTGGGGAGGGAGACGAAAAGGGGCGGTTCGAGTTTTGAGAGCTCAATGATGGACTCGGCACAAGAAACGcgagtataataatataatgatCTTAGTAAGGGGTTCGTTGAAAAATTTATTTGCTGGTCCCGGCAGCCCGCCTGAGGGCACCACTTCATAATTGGACGTCATGAGATTCTTTTCAAATGACGACCTTGGAAGTGCTGATATTACGTCTAAGTTTCCGAAGTTTCATTACAAGATTTTAAACTAGCTCTTTTTGCAAGGGTCAGAAAGAGCTCTTTTTGCAGTGTTACCTGGGGCATTTTCTTAAAGAGAGGTGCCAGGTGCCAGGTGCCAGGTGCCAGGCTAGTTTTTATTAGCCACTGTCCAGAGATAAATCTATGCAAAGTATCAGTTGGGGCATCCCATTCACCAGAAGCCCTTGAAACTCTATtccataaaagaaccttagagCGGATCTTCCCCAAGGCTTGTACCTGTGTTCAAATTAATAGCTATATGAACTTACCATATGTTTTAGCCTCGTTTATTTGAGAGATTATTCCTCGCGCCAAGCATAGCCTTGCCTAGTGGTGTTGGCATGCttttttcaaattaaaaatGCCATTTAGGAAGCTCATttttaaaatacaaaataaaatatttgactAAGAGATCTTTATGTCAAATCGCTTTTACCCGTCATGAAAACTATTCCACTTT is from Phoenix dactylifera cultivar Barhee BC4 chromosome 18, palm_55x_up_171113_PBpolish2nd_filt_p, whole genome shotgun sequence and encodes:
- the LOC103706945 gene encoding protein PROTON GRADIENT REGULATION 5, chloroplastic-like isoform X2, translating into MAASISAAGLKALPSTFHGSWATSLAGEDRAMLSKSVPTYVRVARPLRSRPRMGNVNEGKGLFAPLVVLTRNVIGRKRFNQLRGKAIALHSQVITEFCKTIGADNKQRQGLIRLAKKNGEKLGFLA